The proteins below are encoded in one region of Puntigrus tetrazona isolate hp1 chromosome 5, ASM1883169v1, whole genome shotgun sequence:
- the cfap77 gene encoding cilia- and flagella-associated protein 77: MDSPRVGVVRESMLHRPLLIKPALGKTKSRGLSYPGPDFVFGTATTVRDGGVPEAISSWHTHTMSTRNRETERDFIALNREGVKSGLVTAKELHQYRATHDIRRQPLTREGFRRSAPARIPPDASFGINNRASTPISELMEYKYAQKWLEEQQTKDKILQAHRHKKAQLGRIQDTRTTTLRKSRPLPEAPSMWKMPCFQQVGPALDTFRDPEARKKAMSAHRSESASRRGILGQGTYTVD; the protein is encoded by the exons CCAGCTCTTGGAAAGACCAAGTCGAGGGGTTTGTCCTATCCGGGACCTGACTTTGTTTTTGGGACAGCGACCACAGTTCGGGATGGAGGAGTGCCAGAGG CTATCTCCAGCTGGCACACTCACACTATGTCTACCAGAAACAGGGAGACTGAGAGGGACTTTATCGCCCTTAACAGAGAAGGAGTCAAGTCAGGCTTGGTTACTGCTAAAGAGCTGCACCAGTATCGCGCCACCCACGACATTCGGCGCCAGCCGTTGACCAGAGAGGGCTTTCGGAGGTCTGCCCCGGCTCGCATCCCACCAGATGCTTCATTTGGGATTAATAACAG AGCATCCACTCCAATCTCAGAGCTCATGGAGTATAAGTATGCTCAGAAATGGCTGGAAGAGCAGCAGACCAAGGATAAAATCCTGCAGGCCCATCGGCATAAGAAG GCTCAGCTTGGACGTATACAGGATACACGAACAACCACGCTTCGCAAGAGTCGCCCCTTGCCTGAGGCCCCATCCATGTGGAAAATGCCTTGTTTCCAGCAG GTGGGACCAGCTCTGGACACCTTTCGAGATCCTGAAGCCCGGAAGAAAGCCATGAGCGCCCACCGCTCAGAGTCTGCAAGCAGGAGAGGGATTCTGGGTCAAGGCACTTACACGGTGGATTAA
- the barhl1a gene encoding barH-like homeobox 1a — protein sequence MEVSNGSSFGIESLLSHRPTSPCVSKGECRSPAELSPRSDLDSGCSSPPSPRRTSVEDAVQRHARALGLDSPLQISQQPRTVTSSFLIRDILADCKPLAACAPYSSTGQSAQDNEDCMDKLHSNSSSDSEYRVKDEADREISSSRDSPGSRLKKPRKARTAFTDHQLAQLERSFERQKYLSVQDRMELAASLNLTDTQVKTWYQNRRTKWKRQTAVGLELLAEAGNYSALQRMFPSPYFYPQSLVSNLDPGPGLYLYRGPSAPPPPVQRPLVPRILLHGLQGAGEPASLPGVIPRHTPR from the exons ATGGAGGTATCAAACGGGTCGAGCTTTGGGATCGAGTCCCTACTTTCTCACAGACCGACCAGCCCGTGCGTGTCAAAGGGGGAGTGCAGGTCTCCCGCGGAGCTGAGCCCGCGGTCGGATCTGGACAGCGGCTGCTCGTCGCCTCCCTCCCCGAGACGGACCTCGGTGGAAGACGCGGTGCAGAGACACGCTCGCGCCCTCGGACTGGACTCTCCTTTACAAATATCCCAGCAGCCGCGGACGGTCACGTCCTCGTTCTTGATCAGAGACATACTCGCGGACTGCAAACCCCTGGCTGCCTGTGCTCCTTATTCCAGCACCGGACAGTCGGCGCAAGATAATGAAGACTGCATGGACAAACTTCACAGCAATTCGTCCTCGGACAGTGAATACAGGG TGAAAGACGAAGCTGATCGAGAAATCTCCAGCAGTAGAGACAGCCCCGGCTCCCGGCTGAAGAAGCCTCGCAAGGCGCGCACCGCGTTCACCGATCACCAGCTGGCGCAGCTAGAGCGCAGCTTCGAGCGTCAGAAGTACCTCAGCGTGCAGGACAGGATGGAGCTGGCAGCGTCCCTCAacctcacagacacacaggtcAAAACATGGTACCAAAACCGCAG GACGAAGTGGAAAAGGCAGACGGCGGTTGGGCTGGAGCTCCTCGCGGAAGCAGGGAATTACTCGGCTCTACAAAGAATGTTCCCATCACCCTATTTTTACCCTCAGAGTTTGGTGTCTAACCTCGACCCGGGACCCGGGCTGTATCTGTACAGAGGGCCCTCCGCGCCTCCTCCGCCGGTTCAGCGGCCTCTGGTCCCCAGGATCCTCCTGCACGGTCTTCAGGGCGCCGGAGAGCCAGCGTCTCTCCCCGGAGTCATACCGCGACATACACCGCGATGA